A part of Streptomyces sp. NBC_01451 genomic DNA contains:
- a CDS encoding 5-carboxymethyl-2-hydroxymuconate Delta-isomerase: protein MPQITVDYSGPLTEAFDRRAFALALHEEVVATAKAKPEACKTQFRRTEDATVGADSDGHAIVHVWIGMLTGRTVETKAQLTEAVLELVRAHVKPVEGLALHASVEVRELDDSYRKFDN from the coding sequence ATGCCGCAGATCACCGTCGACTACTCGGGTCCGCTGACCGAGGCCTTCGACCGGCGCGCGTTCGCGCTCGCGCTGCACGAGGAGGTCGTCGCCACGGCGAAGGCGAAGCCCGAGGCGTGCAAGACGCAGTTCCGCCGCACCGAGGACGCCACGGTCGGCGCGGACAGCGACGGCCACGCGATCGTGCACGTCTGGATCGGCATGCTCACCGGGCGCACGGTGGAGACGAAGGCCCAACTGACGGAAGCCGTACTGGAGTTGGTGCGCGCCCATGTGAAGCCCGTCGAAGGACTCGCCCTGCACGCCTCGGTCGAGGTCCGCGAACTCGACGACTCCTACCGGAAGTTCGACAACTGA
- a CDS encoding TetR/AcrR family transcriptional regulator, which yields MTTGVRRRMGVEERRQQLIGVALELFSRRSPDEVSIDEIASAAGISRPLVYHYFPGKLSLYEAALKRASDDLAARFTEPHEGPLGARLLRVMRRFFDFVDEHGPGFAALMRGGPAVSADEVRSSSASTTNALIDAVRQVAYVQILSHLELNPEDAPARLELVIRTWISLVESTALIWLDGRRVPRGELEAQLVHDFAALAAVSAAYDEEMAALLRRMLKQEPTDGPFTDLVTRLISLAS from the coding sequence ATGACAACCGGGGTTCGCCGCAGAATGGGAGTCGAGGAACGCCGGCAGCAGTTGATCGGCGTCGCCCTCGAACTGTTCAGCCGCCGCTCGCCCGACGAGGTCTCCATCGATGAGATCGCGTCGGCCGCGGGCATCTCGCGCCCACTGGTCTACCACTACTTTCCCGGCAAACTCAGCTTGTACGAGGCCGCGTTGAAGCGGGCGTCGGACGATCTGGCGGCCCGGTTCACAGAGCCGCACGAGGGTCCGCTGGGGGCCCGGCTGCTGCGCGTGATGCGCCGGTTCTTCGACTTCGTCGACGAACACGGGCCCGGTTTCGCGGCGTTGATGCGCGGCGGTCCGGCGGTGTCCGCGGACGAGGTGCGTTCGAGCAGCGCCTCGACGACGAACGCGCTCATCGACGCCGTACGACAGGTCGCGTACGTCCAGATCCTGTCGCATCTGGAACTGAACCCCGAAGACGCGCCCGCCCGGCTGGAGTTGGTCATCCGGACGTGGATATCGCTCGTCGAGTCGACCGCGCTGATCTGGCTGGACGGGCGGCGCGTGCCGCGCGGCGAGCTGGAGGCACAGCTCGTGCACGACTTCGCGGCACTGGCCGCCGTGAGCGCCGCCTACGACGAGGAGATGGCCGCGCTGCTGCGCCGGATGCTCAAGCAGGAGCCCACCGACGGCCCGTTCACCGACCTGGTCACACGGCTCATCTCACTCGCCTCGTAG
- a CDS encoding PDR/VanB family oxidoreductase, with amino-acid sequence MPRPLTLALTAGAALLARRAVRRRIEDSPLWPLPALAEPVSGRPRSRALRLTVAGHETVADGVVQLRLVGRELPGWAPGAHLDLVLPSGLVRQYSLCGDPADTSSYTVATRLVPDGRGGSREVHEGLRAGMSVEVRGPRNRFPLAPAPAYVFVAGGIGITPILPMLRAVHSQPGLEWRLLYGGRSRASMPYLAEIEKLGAGGDRVRVVAEDEDGLPDLDALFAGVAADLPEGTAVHCCGPEGLMAAVEARLPEGTVLRLERFTPRTSTGGDQPFEVELRRSGRTLTVAADSTVLAAVRAELPDIAYSCEQGFCGTCQQRVLAGEVDHRDELLTDAERADSMLICVSRARRSPLVLDL; translated from the coding sequence ATGCCCCGGCCGCTGACTCTCGCGCTCACCGCCGGGGCCGCGCTGCTCGCCCGGCGGGCCGTGCGCCGCCGGATCGAGGACTCCCCGCTGTGGCCGCTGCCCGCGCTGGCGGAGCCGGTCTCCGGCCGGCCGCGCTCACGGGCCCTGCGGCTGACGGTCGCCGGGCACGAGACGGTCGCCGACGGTGTCGTACAACTTCGCCTGGTGGGGCGGGAGTTGCCGGGCTGGGCGCCGGGGGCGCATCTCGATCTGGTGCTGCCGTCGGGGCTTGTGCGGCAGTACTCGCTGTGCGGGGATCCGGCGGACACCTCGTCGTACACGGTCGCCACGCGGCTGGTGCCGGACGGGCGCGGAGGGTCGCGCGAGGTGCACGAGGGACTGCGGGCCGGCATGAGCGTCGAGGTGCGCGGCCCGCGCAACCGCTTCCCGCTCGCCCCGGCTCCGGCCTACGTCTTCGTGGCCGGCGGTATCGGCATCACCCCGATCCTGCCGATGCTCCGGGCCGTTCACTCCCAACCCGGCCTGGAATGGCGGCTGTTGTACGGAGGGCGCAGCCGGGCCTCGATGCCGTACCTCGCCGAGATCGAGAAGCTGGGCGCGGGCGGCGACCGGGTGCGGGTCGTCGCGGAGGACGAGGACGGACTGCCCGACCTCGACGCGCTGTTCGCGGGTGTGGCGGCGGACCTGCCCGAGGGCACCGCAGTCCACTGCTGCGGCCCCGAGGGGCTGATGGCCGCGGTCGAGGCCCGGCTGCCCGAGGGGACCGTGCTGCGACTGGAGCGCTTCACCCCGCGTACGTCGACCGGGGGCGACCAGCCTTTCGAGGTCGAACTCCGGCGCAGCGGAAGGACGTTGACGGTGGCGGCCGACTCGACCGTGCTGGCCGCCGTACGGGCGGAGCTGCCGGACATCGCGTACTCGTGCGAGCAGGGATTCTGCGGGACCTGCCAACAGCGCGTGCTCGCCGGGGAAGTCGACCATCGTGACGAGCTGCTGACCGATGCCGAGCGGGCGGACTCGATGCTGATCTGCGTGTCACGGGCACGACGGAGTCCACTTGTGCTGGATTTGTGA